GAGCATGTACATCGTCACCAACGACCCGGACCAGGACTCCACCATCAACGACCTGGACCACAAGGTGAACTGCCCCGACTGCCTGTGGCAGCTTCGGCACCGCCGCAGCCACTGACCCGACCACCCGCCTGGGAGACCGAGATGACCGACACCGACCGGCCCATGACGTTCATCGAACGCCAGAAGGAAGCCGCCCTCGACGAGCTGCGTGAGCGGGGCGAGGAACGCCGACGCATCGCGGAAATCGTCCTCGGCAAGAACCGCGGCCGGGACCAGGTCACCGAGGTCATCAACCTCAGCGGCGACTACCTGGTGGAGGTCGCCACCCGGGACAGCGGCGTGTACTGGGCGTCCCTCGTTGGCGGGAAGCGCACCGGCCAGTTCCACGTCCGGCAGGAGGACGCGATTCTCCACCTGATCGCCGCCCGGTACGACCCGAACCCGAACACGAACACCTCGGCCGCGTTCTACGCCGGCCGGGTCCTCGGCGTCTCCACCGACTGACGAGGACAGCCAGAATGCCGACCCGACTCGACGCCGCCCGTGAAGCCGCTACCACCGCCGCGACCAACGCTCTCGCTGGTCGCGGCGTGGAAGCGGTCCTCTGCGACCAGCTCGCAGCCGAGATCGTCGCCGTGCTCCTCATCGCCCGGTCCGAACGCGGGCTGACGTGGCTGCGCGGGATGCGGGCCACGGCCAGGCAGAACGAGCTGATCAACCGGCACCACACGATCAGCGCCCTGACCCTGTTCGCCACCCGAACCGCCCTGCAAGACGCGATGGTTGCCGCCGCTGATGCGCTGGTGGCCGCCCTTGGCCGCCGCACGAACTGACCCGACCGTGAAGGAGACCAGCATGTCCGACACCCTGACCCTCGCCCTGGCCGCGTACGACGAGGCCGACCCGGACAACCCCGCCGGCCGCCGCGTTCACGCTGCGGCCCTGTTCCGGGAGGCCACCGGCGCCACCCTCCGTGACTCGCTGGCCGCTGTGGACGAGGTCATCGCGGAGCGGACCACGTTCGAGAACCTGGAGCAGTTCCGGCAGCCCACCACGTTCGGGTGGCGGTACGAGTTCCCGAACAACCGGATGGTGACGGTCATCAACGACGACACCGCCCCGTTCAGGTTCGAGGTGCTGTCCGACGACCCGGCCGACGTGGCGACGGGCAACATCCGCCGGGGGCTCACCACCGAGCAGGTGGAGGCAAAGTTGGTGGCGATCTACGGGATGCCGGCGGTCTAGCCGGGGGAGCGGTTCAAGGAACTTGATAGATGCTCTTGCCTCACGTGGTACGCGTGTGTAACTTGATAGATGTAACCGCTACCGAGGTACACCGGAGGACACCATGCAGGCCACCACCCTGAACCGCCGCCTCATCGCCTACAGCGCGCGCAGCACCGACGGTCCTATCGCCGACATCGTTCAGGGCATCGCCACCGTCATCACCACCCACACCCGGCCCACCTGGTCCGAGTGCGCCGAGCAGATCCCCGGCTACGTCACCGGCACCGACCTCGGGCCGGCGATCGAGTACACCCTCCGGTACACCCACTGCGGCCAGGACGTCGTTCGCGTGCTCGACGCGGCCGGGGTCGAGCGGATCGGCAAGGTCGTCATGGCCAGCAATGCCCGTACCGGGAACATCACCAACATCGCGGTCCTCGACGCCGACGGCGGGGACGTCACCTTCGACTTCGCCTGCTTCCGCGACTGACCCCCACTTCGCCCACCTACATGCTCAACCGGGCCGTACCGGCGCACCAGCAGGGTTCGAATCCCTGACGGCCCACCAAAGCAGGACCCCAACGAACACCGGAGAACCCGACATGACGACTCCACCGGTAGATCCGAAGATCTACACCTCCGACGCCGAACCCGGCGACGTCCTCATCCAACTCAGCTACCCCACGTCGAACCTGGACGACGCAGGCATTGCCGAGCTCGGCGTCACCGACCGCATGTCGGGACAGGCGTTGGTCCGGGTCCGCATGAACGCTGAACAGTTCCTCGGCGTCATGTCGAACACCGGAACCGTCGTCGGCGGCGCGGTCGTGCCGGTCCACCCGGAACGCATCGGGAAGCGGTCGCAGCACACCTCCACCGCCATCGCACGCAACAGCGACCTGGACCCCGAGCAGGTCAAAGCCGACTACCTGGCCAACGGGTGGGACACCGTTCGGATCAGCAAGACGAACTCCGGGCAGCAGGTATCGGCAACCCGGTGGGTCACCGACGGGCCGGAGCCGGTGGCGACAACGCCGGTCGACGTGGAGGCGGTCATGGCGATGGTCACCGAGTACGGCGCCGAATGCAGCAAGGACGCCGGGCTCACCGACCGGGCGATGGAACTCCGCGACGCGATCCGCGCCGCCATCACCGGGCAGGAGTAAGCGACGTGACCCGCCAGACGACCGCCCCGCTGACCCACCTGTCGCTGAATGTCACCAACCGGTTCGCGGACTTCTTCGTGCGCAACGTCGAGCGGGGCAACATACTCCTCGACGCCCCATACCAGCGCGGCTCCGTCTGGAGCGAAAGTCAGCGCATGGGACTGGTTCGCTCGTGGCTGATGGGCCTGCCGATCCCGGCGGTCGTCATCAACGACCGCACGTCGCCGGACTGGGCCCGCGCCAACCCGCAGGACCGCGAGGGAACCGGGTACGTGTACGCGGTCATCGACGGGAAGCAGCGGATCCTCACCGCCGTCGCCTGGTTCGGTGGCGAGCTGCGCGTGCCAGCCTCGTGGTTCCCCGCCAAACACGTCGCCACCACGGAGGACACCGACGACGGCCCGCACGTCAGGTTCACCGGCCTCACCGAGGTCGGCCGCCGGTTCGCCGAGAACCGATGCGTGCTGCCCTGCGCCGAGGGTCGCCTTGCCAGCGTCGAGCAGGAGGCCGAGGTCTACCTGCTCGTTAACGGCGGCGGGACGCCGCAGACCACCACCGACATGGCCAACGCCCGGCGTGTGGCCGAGGGGAAGTGACCATGTCCAAGCTGAAAGTCTTCACGCTCGGCAACCACGGGTTTATCGACACCCCGACCGGCGACGCCCTCAACCTGCCATCCCACACTCGGCAGGCACGCGTCCTCGTCGCCGCTACGAGCAAAGCCCACGCGGTGCAGGTGCTCGCCGAGCGGGGCTTCCCGCACCACCCGCCACGCGACCCCGAATTCCGGACGGCGATGGGGAACGAGCTCAACGCCCTCATCGACGCCGGACTCTTGGCCGAACCGGCTGTGCTCGTGATGCCGCTCCTCGGCCACCCCGGCGACGGTGTCGTGGCGATGCAGCCCGGCGGCACCCCACGTCGGATCGGCCGCCTTGAAGGGGGTTGGGGCGAGCCGACGGTGTTCGTTGCTGACGACTTCCAGCGTGCGTCCGAGGGGAGCTGACCGTGACCGTCCAGAGCACCAACGTCCTGGCCCGTGTCGCCGACGTCATCGAGCCGCACATCGACGGCACGTTCAAGGTCCGTGACCGGGCCGAGGGCATGGCCCGCCAGTTGTACGTCTGCGGTCTGCTGGCCGGCGGCGAACCGGGGCGCAGCAGCCTGCCGGTGCAGGAGCAGGCCGCAAACGTGTTGCAGTGCGTCCAGTCGTGGACGACCGCCGAGCAGATCGCCGCCGAGCTGGCTGAGGCCGGACTACTGCGACAGGAGAACTGACCATGCCCGAAACGACCGCCGCCGAGATGGCCGCGCTCACCATGCACGCCGAGTTCACCCGGGACCGGTTCAGAACACAGGTCACCCGAACTGCCGCCCGGCTGCGGGACCTCGCCGACGACATCGAACGGGCCGCCGGCCGAATCGACTCCGTACCCACCCCCGGTGTGCCGTCGCACGTGACCATCGCCGGCAGCATCCAGCACGACGTGTTGTGGGCGGTGGCGAACATGCACCTCGACCAACTGGCGACGACCGCAGCGGAGGCGGACCAGCTCACCGCCCAGGTCAAAGCCGCCACGGCGCAGCAGGGCTGACCATGCCCAGGCCGTACTGGACCGCAGCCCTGCCGGTTGGATCCGTCATCGAGCACGACGGGATGACGGTGAAAAAGACCCACGACTCCGACCGGGAACCGTTCCCGTGGACCTCGGAGAACGGCACCGAGTACGACGACGAGTGGGCCGCCAATGCTGTCGCCGACGGCGGAGTCCTGACCGAGCCCGAGCCGACTACCAACCCGAGCATCTGAGGAGGAGCCTCGTGTCCGACCAGGACCCGCACAACCCGGACCAGACCCACCCCGACCCGGCCGTCCAGGCGCTCATCGACGCCGCGTGGCTCGGCCAGTGGGACGTGCCGGTCACCGTGGACGACCTTGTCACCGCCGCCCGCCTCGTCCGGGCCGCCGGCACCGGCGCTGTTTCCCTGCCCACCGAATGGGCCGTGAACGTCACCTTCGCCGACGGGAAGGTGAAGACCACCACGGCCGAGAACGAGGAGCACGCGGCGGTGGTCGCTGACAGCATGGCTACCTACCTCGACACCCTGAACGCGCCGACGCGGATCGCGTTCGGTGCGACCAAGGTCGAGATCGTCAGCCGGCGCAGCGAATTCCTTCCCGGTATGGACGCCCGGCTCATCCACGGGTGGCGGCACGTCCGCGACGGGCGGGCGTTCGACTTCGACGACGTCGCCAAGGAAATGGAGGCCGGACGTGGCTGACACCACGAAGGTCCGGACCCGCAGCGAGGCGTTCCGGGTGGCGGTCGCCGAGTTGATGGCCGTATCCGAAGACGATTACGCCTTCACGCGCCCGGACGCGGAGCAGATCAGCAAGCGGACCCTGGCAACCGCCATCGCCTCGGCGCAGGACGTGCCCCGGCTCGCCGACGACGTCGACCGGCTGACCGGGGCGCTCCGCGACATCGAGAAAGTCGCCGCAGGGGTCCTTCTCGAACTGGCCGTCACCATGCCGGACGCCCCGGAATCACTCCGGAACCTGCTCAACACGTTCCGGGACCGGGCACACCGGGCGGTGACCAATGGCTAACACCACCCGCCGCCGGCTCGCCGAGGTGTGCTTCTGGGCCGGGGTCGCCGCCCTCACGATCGTCCTCTTCGGCACCACCCCGCGCACGGTCGAGCTCATCACCGCTCTGATCGGCGTGGTCCTCTTCCTCGCCGCCCGGTGGTTCGGCGCCCAGCAGGAGCGTGACCACCGTGGTTGACCAGCGCCCCGGGTACGCCACCCCAACCCTGACAACCATGGTCGCGCCCGACACGTTCGCCGGCCTGCTGGCCCAGGCCCGCACCCGCGTCCTGACCCAGCTCGCCAAAGCAGCCGCCGACGGTGCCGCCGAGATGCGCCGCCGCGGCCGGCTGATCCCCGATCCGGTGCCTGGTCTCGAAGCCGACGCCGAAGCCCTCGACCGGTACGCCGCCGAATGCCGGGCCGCCGCCGCCGACGACACCCTGCCGACACCGTCCGGACCCCACTACCCGAGGAGGCACCCATGACCGACCGACCCAAAATGGAGATCCACTACGCGGACGGGTGGGCCGCCCTGTACGTAGACGGCCAGGTCGACCCCGACACCGTCGGCGACTCGCACCTTGCCGAGGAGCGCGCCTTCGAACTGCTCGGGGTGAAGCAGGTTCAGAACGACGCGTTCATGTGCGGCCAGTCGCAGCGGGACGGTGTCGCCCCGAGGCTCGACGACGTCGCCGCGTACCGGAAGGAGCGGGACGCCCGTCGCGCCGAGGCAAACCGGCTCCGCAGGCAGGCCGCCGAACTGCTCCAGCAGGCAGACACGCTGGACACGAGCCGGTGAGCACCGACCGGATCCTCACCCAACGCGACCACCTCACCGCCATGGTCGCCCTCGACACGATCGCACCACTCACCACCCGGGTCCGGAGCTTCCTCGCCCACGGCCGCCGCATCACCCTCACCAAGAGGTACACCTACGAGGACAGCCCGCCGGAGGTCACCGTTGGTCTCGCCCTGAACGCCGTTGACGTGTGGAAGCAGCCCGACGCGGCCGGCTTCACCGTCCGACTGAAACCCGGCATCCTCGTCCAGTTCGGGATGGCCGCCTACGCCTCCGACGGCGATGTCACCGAGCAGGCGGCGTGGGCCCGGTATCACGCCGACACCGACCGGCGCCGGAACATGACCCGGGTCGACATCACCGGTGGGCTACCCGACGACGGCCCCGCCCGTGACGACCGGATCGCCATCCGGGCATGGAACCAGCACGGGGTGTGCACCGAAACCGTGGTGGCATTTGACCCCGGCCCCGACACCGACATGGTCGCCCGGCACCTGTACGTCCGCGACTGGGACACCGACACCCACGACGCCGCCCACCGCTGGGACATGGGCAACGTGTCCGAGTTGCAGGTGGCCGACTACCGGGAGGCCGCCCGGAAGCTCCTCGCCGCCATCAACGAACCGGAGCGGTGACGATGACTGACTACCTCGACCCGGCCGACGTAGCTGCCCTCAGGATGTTGGCCGGCGCTAACTTCCTCCATGGGGCGAGCGTCGTCCTGCCTTCTGGGCGGACGCTCGACCCCAACGAGGTTCAGGCGCTCGCGTCGGCGTACGCGCCATCAGCACGGGACGGCCGAGAAGAGGCCGACAACCCTGAAGTTGGCGTGGGGCCAGCCGTCGATCTGTACCTCGCGGGAGGCGGCAACCCGGCGAACGCGCGAACCATGGCCCTGCTCCGTGAGGCAGACCGGGGCGCCGCACGCCGACAGCGTCCGGTAGCCGGTACACCGGTCGCGCCCGAAAGTGTCCTACTGAAGACCCCGAGGTTGCCTTCCTGGCCCTACAGGTATCCGCCCCTGAGTTGGCTGCACGCGGCCATTTCGTGGTGCGGTGACACCCCGTTCCGGGTCGCAGTCACGATGACAACGTGCGTCGCAGGCGGCATCCTGGTGGTGGTCCTCTGTGGCTGACCTGACCGACGCCGAACGGCTGGCCGAAGCCAGCGAGACCATCATCGGCGCCATCGAGAACGGCCCGTGGGTGCTGATCCCGGACCCCACCCTGCGCGCCCTGGTCGGCGGGTACGTCGCCGAAACCTGCCACACGGTGGCGTCCGCCGCCGGCCTCGACCAGGCCATGGAACGGGCCCACGACGCCATGCCGCAGCGGCTCGGCACTACCCTGCCGGTGGTGACCCCGGACGCCCGGGAGCGGATCGCGAAACACCTGTGGGTCGCCGACGCCGGTGACCCCGACACGTGGGACCGGATCCGGGCCGCCGAAACCGCGCTCGCCGAGTACAACGCCGCCGGCGGTAGCGCCCTTCGGCTGGTCGAGTCGGACCGCCGTGCCCGGCTGCTGGCGTGGGCGGACAAGATCCTGGCCATCGCCACCAGCAAGAAGGACTGACCGGCAACGCCGGAACCAACACCCAACAGAGCGGAGACCGCATGCACACCGAAGAGACCGTGGCCGAGATGCTGACCGAACCCGAGGACGGAACCCGTCTCGTCGTCCAGAACGGCGACACCGAGTTCAAGGTCATCTGGCGTGACGACGCCGAAGCCAAGAACTGGAGCCCCAACAAGACCGACCGCTGGTTCGACGCCGAAGACTCCGACCCGATGGAGCTGTACCAGCACGTCAAGTACGCCACGGCCGTCTACCCCCTCGGGGAACCGCTGGCCGTTTACGGCCGCTGACCCGACAACACGAAAGCCGGCCACCCGAACAGGGCGGCCGGCTTCGTCGTGTGTGCGTCAGGCGCCGAGGATCTGGTCCCGCCAACGCCACGCCAGGTCGATGCACCCCGCCCCGGCCGGTGCCACCCGGCCGCCGGCCAGCAGCTCCCGAATCGCCTGCTCGGTGAACGGCACCGTCTCGGCCATCACACCCTCATCGTTCCGGTCGACGAAGTCAGCGCTCAACTCGTCGAACAGGTCCGGGTCGATCACGGCGACGGTCAGCACCTCACCGATCAGGGTCAACGCGTCCAACGCCACCCCGAGCGCGTACACCCGCAACCTGCCGTCGGCCCGCGCCGCGTCCAGTCCGGCGAACGGCTCCACGGTGTAGTCGACCGGGTCCCCGTCCCCGCCGGCCTCGGCCAGGCCCAACAGCTCCTCGCTGTACTCCCGCTGAATGTTCCGCCACAACGAGAAGTCAGCCGCGGCCCCGGCCGGTAGGACCGACGACGGCTGGAAAATCCCGCTGGGGATCACCTGCAACATGCCGCCGGCCGACGCCACCGAACGCGGATCCCGCCGGTGCAGCAAGAACGACGGCTCCGACCCGCCCCGGATCGTCAGCGTCGAGATCGCCGACACCAACGGCCGGCGGCCCAAGTCGAACGGGTCGCCAATCAACTTCCGGTACGGCAGGTCCCGCAACGCCGTCGGCCGCACCTGGCCGCCGTCGAGCGCCACGTAGGCCAGCTCGTGGGCGACGACCTCCGCGATGTCGACCGACGCGAAGTAGCTGCTGTCGGCGTACGCCATCTGCCCCGAACCGCCGGCCCAGCCGATGTCGGTCAGCCGCCAGCACATGCG
The Micromonospora pisi DNA segment above includes these coding regions:
- a CDS encoding XRE family transcriptional regulator, whose translation is MTDELDPRVADSQQQWRTTRAALNGNRRRLALAAAGLYGSTALGDTGLIAGPGWLPDGPVDLRDVELRADPAAMPPVLDGTEEASALVRPMNTLVRRYPRYTHAIRDLSQPRLFENRMCWRLTDIGWAGGSGQMAYADSSYFASVDIAEVVAHELAYVALDGGQVRPTALRDLPYRKLIGDPFDLGRRPLVSAISTLTIRGGSEPSFLLHRRDPRSVASAGGMLQVIPSGIFQPSSVLPAGAAADFSLWRNIQREYSEELLGLAEAGGDGDPVDYTVEPFAGLDAARADGRLRVYALGVALDALTLIGEVLTVAVIDPDLFDELSADFVDRNDEGVMAETVPFTEQAIRELLAGGRVAPAGAGCIDLAWRWRDQILGA
- a CDS encoding DUF262 domain-containing protein yields the protein MTRQTTAPLTHLSLNVTNRFADFFVRNVERGNILLDAPYQRGSVWSESQRMGLVRSWLMGLPIPAVVINDRTSPDWARANPQDREGTGYVYAVIDGKQRILTAVAWFGGELRVPASWFPAKHVATTEDTDDGPHVRFTGLTEVGRRFAENRCVLPCAEGRLASVEQEAEVYLLVNGGGTPQTTTDMANARRVAEGK